In Oryza sativa Japonica Group chromosome 2, ASM3414082v1, the following are encoded in one genomic region:
- the LOC4328196 gene encoding probable ATP synthase 24 kDa subunit, mitochondrial produces the protein MALAARLVSRSRQLYSAQAALANGGATQVRLYAKEADRTPVNGDDLLKGIFFEVKKKFETALGVLKKEKITIDPDDPAAVSRYAQVMKTVRQKADLLSDSERIKYTIDTFTKGIPDARTYLNTLQEIRIKSGLIDDMGAEAMMMEALEKVEKEIKKPLLRSDKKNMGLLLAEFEKINKKLGIRKEDLPKIEEELELEIAKSELTELKKECVEAMEVQLKREEFKDEEMPDVKKLDIRNFL, from the exons CTATACTCTGCTCAAGCTGCCTTGGCAAATGGAGGTGCCACTCAAGTCCGCTTGTATGCCAAGGAGGCAGATCGTACTCCCGTCAATGGTGATG ACCTATTGAAGGGCATATTTTTTGAGGTAAAGAAGAAATTTGAGACTGCCCTTGGTGTACTTAAGAAGGAAAAGATCACTATTGATCCAGATGATCCTGCAGCAGTTTCTCGTTATGCCCAAGTCATGAAGACTGTAAGACAAAA GGCAGATCTTCTATCCGACTCTGAGAGGATTAAATATACCATCGACACCTTTACAAAGGGCATCCCTGATGCACGGACTTACTTGAATACTCTTCAGGAGATCAGGATAAA GAGTGGCCTTATAGATGATATGGGTGCTGAGGCTATGATGATGGAAGCCCTTGAGAAAGTTGAGAAGGAGATTAAGAAGCCACTTCTGAGGAGTGACAAGAAGAATATGGGTCTCCTCTTGGCAGAGTTTGAGAAGATAAACAAAAA gCTTGGAATCCGCAAGGAGGATCTTCCCAAGATTGAGGAAGAGCTTGAATTGGAAATTGCCAAAAGTGAGCTGACGGAGCTTAAGAAGGAATGTGTTGAAGCAATGGAGGTTCAACTAAAGAG GGAGGAGTTCAAAGACGAGGAGATGCCTGATGTCAAGAAGTTGGACATCAGAAACTTCCTGTAG